Below is a window of Planktothrix tepida PCC 9214 DNA.
GCTCAGACTACATTTTTGAATTAAAAGTAAAATTATAGCGACAATTCCTATCTTAGTAAAATTTTTGAATATACTCCCTTTGATGCGTTTATTCGAGTTTAATTCCTTTCGAGATTGAACACCTTGAATAGAAGCTTTACTCGCACTTACTTTTCCATTTGCTTCAGTTTTCTGCTCATACAAAATTATATCTCCAACTTTTGGGCGACGACTTGCACCCTTCAACGCACTAATATGCAAAAAAACCTCTTTACTCCCATCATCGGGTTTAATAAAGCCAAAACCTCGGTCATCTTTCCAGGTGGTCAGTTGCCCTTTTTTCATAACAATTTTTATATCACAGTTTCATTGAGTATAATTATAATGTATTTTGCTTTTCCCTAAACTCCAAACCTGAATTATTCTTGAGCATTTGCCTTTCTAAAGGTTTTAACAACAGATTTATAACCCTGAAATTCAGCTAACATTAAAGCGGTGTATCCGCCTTGATTTTTATCATTAATATTAGCTCCAAACTGAATTAATAATTTAACCGTTTCTTCATAACCCCGTGAAGCCGCCCACATTAACGCAGTTGAACCCGAATCATCCTTGAT
It encodes the following:
- a CDS encoding cold shock domain-containing protein; the protein is MKKGQLTTWKDDRGFGFIKPDDGSKEVFLHISALKGASRRPKVGDIILYEQKTEANGKVSASKASIQGVQSRKELNSNKRIKGSIFKNFTKIGIVAIILLLIQKCSLSKSPPIILPTIKPGCNIKGNISYNTGNKFYHLPGMEDYESTDIDLSKGERWFCTESEAIKNGWRKAPR